ACATCATGATACTTCGCAGAATCAATATTTGTTTTTGTTCGATACAATGAGCTACTCTGCGAAATCGCTAACGGATCATATTCTTCAACATTTGAGATAAAAAGTTTCATCCTATCATTTTTTATAAAAACGCCTTTATTAAATATTTTGACATTTTCGTTATGCGAGAACCTCTTTTTCAACGCTCTATAACAGATCGGATGCGGCTCAAAAGCAATGACGGAAGCACCAGTATTTGCAAATATTTCTGTAACATCCCCCTTATTTGCACCACAATCAATACAGACGCTACTAGGGGAAAGCGATTTAACCAAGGTGCTCTTTTGAAATTTCTTATAAATTTTCTCTTCGAATCTTTTATTGCTTTCAATCCCCTTTCTGAGGACAGATTCATTAATGCCAATTTTTTTTGCTGGAACCCCAGCAACAACTGTATACGGCGGAATATCGTTCAGTACAACGGCATTACAATCAATTATTGAAAAGTCACCAACTTTTACATCACCAATAATGCATGCTCCAGCATATATCTTAACATTGCTGCCTATGTTTGGATACATATTTTGACCGCCGTCCTCAACCAATTGCTTCGCGCCAATTGTGACATTTTGCCAAATCATGCATCCAGGTCCAAGCCTTGCATGCTTGGATATAACTATGCCATGGGGATGTGGAAACCTTGTTCCCAGCTGCAAAAGACGCTCAATATTGGGGATATCACAGGACAAATCATATCTAGCCATCCCACGATCAGAAAGATAATCCACTATAACAGACTGATTCTTCTCTATTCTTTCAAATTGTCTTTTTAACTCCCCAATAACTGCAAACAATTCCTTAACCAATGCCGCGTTTATCGATTCATCTTGCATATATCGCCCTGATAATTTTTATATAAGTTAAAGCAAGGGAGACCGCACGACAGTTGAGCTGCATTCTTTTAAAACCCTCACTATAAACAAATTCACAATCACTCAAAGTCACACTTATAGGTTCGTATCCATAATATTACTAAGCCTGCCGATATGTTTTTCTGCAAAGTTTGGAGTAAAAGACATAACCTTAACAAGCCTAGAAAAAATAGTCTTCTTAAACGCCTTTTCGTGAAAAAATCTCGTGGCCACACAGTATTACTACAGACACCTATACAGCACATAAATTTGTTTCGATATGTGTCAGAAAGCAAATAATACTATTTTTTTTAAAAAAGAAATCCTTATCAAACAAAACACCAGTCTTCATATTATTTTTATATAAAATATATGGAAGACTAATTTGATCCCTTTTACTATACATTTCATATTCTTTCCACCATTGCAAAAATAGTTCACATGTGCAATCATTATTTGGATTTATCAAAAAAATATTGTTTTCATATAACCCATAATGTTCTGGCATACCCTGCATCCTGTACGCCTCAACCTGTTTTTTGAGAACTTCAGTGGTATCTTTTTTAGCCATAATACAGGCTGAGGCCTCATCATAAATGCAGTCACGGACAGGATGTGTAATAGAATACAGTGGTAACGAACCGTCATGAAAATTTAGCACTGGTGAAAGGTCACCCACAATGACAAAATTTGCATCTTGCCATAATACCCAACGCGCATCGGGAAAAAGCTCCGGCAAATGCAGCTTGGCCCAGCGAGACCGGCGCGTGGGATCGGCATTAGCATAAGGAATGGGGCGCATTTCCCATATTCCGTAAGATTCCATAGGGGTATCTGTATAGCACACATAGCGCCAGCCGTCGTTCAAATAAGCCGGGGGCAAGAGGCGCTCGTAGTTCCCCGCAACAGAGGTGCAGACCACCACATCACCGGGCGGCGCAGCGCGAAACCTGGCCAGCCGTTCCGGCGTAAGGCCGCTGTAGTCTATATGGCTGCAGCAGGGCTTGCGTCCCTCTTGACGCCCGCACTGCAGATAATGAATCAGGGGGTCCATCCCACTGGCGCGGACATCCG
This portion of the Desulfovibrio legallii genome encodes:
- a CDS encoding FkbM family methyltransferase produces the protein MQDESINAALVKELFAVIGELKRQFERIEKNQSVIVDYLSDRGMARYDLSCDIPNIERLLQLGTRFPHPHGIVISKHARLGPGCMIWQNVTIGAKQLVEDGGQNMYPNIGSNVKIYAGACIIGDVKVGDFSIIDCNAVVLNDIPPYTVVAGVPAKKIGINESVLRKGIESNKRFEEKIYKKFQKSTLVKSLSPSSVCIDCGANKGDVTEIFANTGASVIAFEPHPICYRALKKRFSHNENVKIFNKGVFIKNDRMKLFISNVEEYDPLAISQSSSLYRTKTNIDSAKYHDVEVIDITDFIFSIDKKISILKLDVEGAEYCILEKIIISGALNKIETVLVETHEDRIPEICEEAIRVRKLIKDMNITSIHLDWV